A section of the Gottschalkia purinilytica genome encodes:
- a CDS encoding LysR family transcriptional regulator, giving the protein MEFRNIATFLRVAATKNFSKAAEQLGYSQSTVTVQIQQLEKELGTQLFERVGKHVNLTNQGEAFIFHANEIMRVTNAAMTFAVNAEVPRGSLRIGGVESLCTAILPELLLKFHHVCPQVETVIKTATTEELIDMIKCNDIDLLFTLDQKIYGSEWVRTVQQKEDIVFVTSSGHSFIDGEKIDLQDIIKEPFILTEKGGSYRYELERMLAAKEMEIKPVLEIGNTETIIHLLEEGVGVSFLPLFSVKKAIKQGTLSRIQTDITTIQMCSQLLYHKSKWVTPQMQAFIKIVQDFYKRE; this is encoded by the coding sequence ATGGAGTTTAGAAATATTGCAACCTTTTTAAGGGTAGCGGCAACAAAAAATTTTTCAAAGGCAGCGGAGCAACTGGGCTATTCTCAATCTACTGTCACAGTTCAGATACAGCAATTAGAAAAAGAGCTTGGCACACAACTCTTTGAAAGAGTGGGTAAACATGTAAACTTAACAAATCAAGGAGAGGCTTTTATTTTTCATGCCAATGAAATCATGAGAGTCACTAATGCAGCTATGACATTTGCAGTTAATGCTGAAGTTCCTAGAGGATCTCTTCGTATAGGAGGGGTAGAATCACTTTGTACAGCTATACTTCCAGAACTATTGCTTAAATTTCATCATGTTTGTCCACAGGTAGAGACAGTTATAAAAACTGCTACCACAGAAGAGCTTATAGACATGATTAAATGCAATGACATTGACCTACTTTTTACATTGGATCAAAAGATATACGGTTCAGAATGGGTGAGGACAGTGCAACAGAAGGAAGACATTGTTTTTGTGACCTCTAGTGGCCATTCATTTATAGATGGGGAAAAGATTGACTTACAAGATATTATCAAAGAGCCATTTATATTGACGGAAAAAGGTGGAAGTTATCGCTACGAATTAGAAAGAATGCTCGCTGCAAAGGAAATGGAGATTAAGCCTGTGTTAGAGATTGGCAACACCGAAACCATCATTCATCTGCTAGAAGAAGGTGTAGGAGTTTCATTTCTTCCTTTGTTTTCCGTAAAAAAGGCAATCAAGCAGGGGACTTTATCTCGTATTCAAACGGATATTACAACTATTCAGATGTGCAGTCAGCTCCTCTATCATAAGAGCAAATGGGTGACTCCACAAATGCAAGCATTTATTAAAATAGTTCAAGATTTTTATAAAAGAGAATAA
- a CDS encoding FadR/GntR family transcriptional regulator, translated as MEFKKLSSPSLKELFIKELEIMILSGKLPIGKKLPSERELAESMQVSRAVVNAGISELARKGFLLVKPRVGTFVADYRRNGTMETLISIMNYNGGILKEAEIRSILELRIAFDCLAVKLCIPKITDDEIAILKGYVKQMEETDSPEVASELAFHFQHELAFLSGNTLMPLIFFSFKVPILSLWERFCRLYGLESLHKNTAVLCDYIEQRDTDKAVEWLTTSINDIINGSKQIYY; from the coding sequence ATGGAGTTTAAAAAATTGAGTTCACCATCGTTAAAAGAATTGTTTATTAAAGAACTGGAGATCATGATTCTATCTGGCAAACTGCCCATCGGGAAAAAACTTCCTTCAGAAAGAGAACTCGCTGAATCCATGCAAGTTAGCAGAGCTGTAGTTAATGCTGGTATTTCCGAATTGGCGAGAAAAGGATTTTTATTGGTTAAGCCAAGAGTAGGTACCTTTGTAGCTGATTATCGTAGAAATGGAACTATGGAAACCCTAATTTCCATTATGAATTATAATGGTGGGATATTGAAAGAGGCAGAAATACGTTCTATCTTAGAGCTTAGAATTGCATTTGACTGTCTTGCAGTAAAGTTATGTATTCCCAAGATTACAGATGATGAAATTGCCATATTAAAGGGATATGTAAAACAAATGGAAGAGACAGACTCTCCAGAAGTGGCTTCTGAGCTGGCTTTTCATTTTCAGCATGAGCTTGCCTTCCTTTCTGGAAATACACTGATGCCTCTAATTTTCTTCTCATTTAAAGTTCCTATTCTATCTTTGTGGGAACGTTTCTGTAGATTATATGGTTTAGAGTCTTTACACAAAAACACAGCTGTTTTGTGTGATTACATTGAACAAAGGGACACTGATAAAGCTGTAGAATGGCTAACTACTTCTATTAATGATATTATCAATGGCAGTAAACAAATTTACTATTAA
- a CDS encoding DUF5692 family protein: MFIFNYEGGASAISVWLVWILVFVLLFALNEVTRRSKKAGFLCFIIMPIILSVLWFTVLNDTTYTDWFHLAKVYSSIAGCIGFWCIRYLHGKNKKTGKEWRLSDSRFALYFPPLILAINICEAVVRDIEVGLKYSQGGILANEAMYVLGGPWNFMNAAAGIINIIAITGWCGICIRKRTDKDRSQDMLWPDMMWFWIVAYDIWNFAYTYNCLPGHAWYCGFALLLVPTLCAFTIGKGAWLQHRAHTLALWCMFAQTFPSFIDKGRFAVSSTYNTTALTIWSFAALVANIGVLIFMGYKIVKTKRNPYKDELYVDMRRYQEIKSFAE, from the coding sequence ATGTTTATATTCAACTACGAAGGCGGTGCATCCGCAATTTCTGTGTGGCTTGTTTGGATATTGGTATTTGTTCTGTTATTTGCTTTAAATGAAGTAACAAGAAGATCCAAGAAAGCAGGATTTTTATGCTTTATTATCATGCCTATTATACTTTCTGTTCTCTGGTTTACAGTATTGAATGATACTACCTATACCGACTGGTTCCATCTTGCTAAGGTATATTCTTCTATTGCAGGTTGTATTGGCTTTTGGTGTATTCGCTATTTACATGGAAAAAATAAGAAAACCGGGAAAGAATGGCGTCTTTCTGACAGTCGTTTTGCACTTTATTTCCCACCATTGATTCTTGCAATTAATATCTGTGAAGCAGTAGTTCGTGACATCGAAGTAGGACTTAAATATTCACAAGGTGGAATTCTTGCTAATGAAGCAATGTATGTACTTGGTGGTCCATGGAATTTCATGAATGCAGCAGCAGGTATCATAAATATCATTGCTATCACTGGATGGTGTGGCATCTGTATCCGTAAAAGAACTGACAAAGATAGAAGCCAAGATATGTTATGGCCAGATATGATGTGGTTTTGGATTGTAGCTTATGATATTTGGAACTTTGCATACACATATAACTGCTTACCAGGTCATGCATGGTACTGTGGATTTGCTTTACTGTTAGTTCCTACTCTATGTGCATTTACCATTGGTAAAGGTGCTTGGTTACAACATCGTGCTCACACATTAGCACTTTGGTGTATGTTTGCACAAACTTTCCCATCATTTATTGATAAAGGAAGATTTGCTGTATCTTCTACATATAATACTACTGCATTAACTATATGGAGTTTTGCAGCATTAGTAGCAAACATTGGAGTATTGATTTTCATGGGTTATAAGATTGTGAAGACCAAGAGAAATCCATACAAAGATGAACTTTATGTAGATATGAGAAGATATCAGGAAATAAAATCATTTGCTGAATAA
- the hypB gene encoding hydrogenase nickel incorporation protein HypB, with translation MDNFRVLEIKQSVFEDNDRQAKLLREDLKKEKTFLLNLMSSPGSGKTTTLTKTINALKDEMNIGVMEADIDSDVDAHTISETGVKVIQLHTGGMCHLDADMTKQGLTGLGTENIDFAILENVGNLVCPAEFDTGASKNAMILSVPEGDDKPLKYPLMFSIVDVLLINKIDVLEYFDFDLEACKERAKKLNPNIKIFEVSAKTGEGIEKWVDWLRTEVKKWNNN, from the coding sequence ATGGATAATTTTAGAGTTCTTGAAATTAAACAAAGTGTTTTTGAAGACAATGATCGTCAAGCGAAGTTACTTAGAGAAGATCTGAAAAAAGAGAAAACTTTTTTACTTAATTTAATGTCATCACCAGGTTCCGGAAAAACAACGACTCTTACAAAAACGATTAATGCTTTAAAGGATGAAATGAATATCGGAGTTATGGAAGCGGATATTGATTCTGATGTTGATGCTCACACTATTTCTGAAACTGGTGTAAAAGTAATTCAATTGCATACAGGCGGTATGTGCCATCTTGATGCAGATATGACAAAGCAGGGTTTAACTGGTTTAGGAACTGAAAATATAGATTTTGCTATTTTAGAAAATGTAGGGAATTTAGTATGCCCTGCAGAATTTGATACCGGAGCATCAAAAAATGCAATGATTTTAAGTGTGCCAGAAGGTGACGATAAACCACTTAAATATCCTTTGATGTTTTCAATTGTTGATGTTCTTTTGATAAATAAAATAGATGTATTGGAATACTTCGATTTTGATTTAGAAGCATGTAAAGAAAGAGCAAAAAAATTAAATCCAAATATTAAAATTTTTGAAGTATCTGCAAAGACAGGTGAAGGAATTGAGAAATGGGTAGATTGGCTACGTACTGAAGTGAAAAAGTGGAATAACAATTAG
- a CDS encoding FAD-dependent oxidoreductase yields the protein MILEPVVTEEMAEVALCMKIRKKTTAKELAPLCGKSVEETTKLLLDLAVAGVCFVNEIDGVDHFWYETWVPGIMEMMVNNKENVAKYPQIAEAFEAYGRVRGPKTTGNFPVGVGLMRVIPIEKAIEGETRRASYEEVSKYLNENDIFTVSDCSCRTAREVMGEGCGHLKEDMCIQMGHAAEYYIRTGRGRQITREEAFEIIKRAEENGLMHQIPNLDGSGKTHAICNCCGCSCLSLRTAEMFINADMVRSNYVSLVDKDKCVACGECVQNCPVNALQLGQKLCSKTPVTEEIKRKETPRDTEWGPEKWNPDYRINRKNVVDTGTSPCKTECPAHIAIQGYIKLASQGKYTEALELIKHENPFPAVCGRICPRKCESACTRGDIDEPIAIDEIKKFIAEQDLNTDRRYVPKRRHKYGKKIGVIGAGPSGLSCAYYLAIDGYKVTVFEKQNELGGMLTLGIPSFRLEKDVINAEIDILKELDVEFKTGIEVGKDVTINDLRSQGYEAFYLAIGAQAGRKLGIEGEDAQGVISGIDFLRNVNLGDNSKLKGNVVVIGGGNVAIDVARTAVRVDASKIDMFCLESREEMPALEEEIDEALSEGITINNSWGPKSIITENGRVVGVEFKKCISVFNKNGKFNPQYDENHTIIVDADYVLLSIGQAIDWGNLISDSKIELNHNKTIKADPVTLQTGEPDIFAGGDVFTGPRFAIDAIALGKEGAISIHRYVHTGQSLIIGRDRKEYHSLDKAETIFDGYDTLPRQKARHVDGEKSQKTFRDLRGTFTEEQIKKETERCLGCGATVVDEFLCVGCGQCTTKCKFDAISLVRKYDGEGVAYEDMKAVVVKQVFKRKGKIAVKKVKNLFKNN from the coding sequence ATGATTCTTGAACCTGTTGTTACAGAAGAAATGGCGGAAGTGGCACTTTGTATGAAAATACGTAAAAAAACAACTGCGAAAGAGCTTGCTCCACTGTGTGGTAAATCTGTAGAGGAAACCACTAAATTATTATTGGATTTGGCAGTTGCTGGTGTTTGTTTTGTAAATGAAATTGATGGAGTAGATCACTTCTGGTATGAAACTTGGGTTCCAGGTATTATGGAAATGATGGTTAACAACAAAGAAAATGTTGCAAAATATCCTCAAATTGCAGAAGCTTTTGAGGCATATGGAAGAGTAAGAGGACCAAAAACCACAGGTAATTTTCCTGTAGGGGTAGGGCTTATGCGTGTTATTCCTATCGAAAAAGCCATTGAAGGTGAAACTAGAAGAGCATCTTATGAGGAAGTTTCTAAATATCTTAATGAAAATGATATCTTCACAGTTTCAGATTGTTCTTGTCGTACGGCAAGAGAAGTTATGGGAGAAGGCTGCGGTCATTTAAAAGAAGATATGTGTATTCAGATGGGGCATGCTGCTGAATACTATATTCGCACAGGCAGAGGTCGTCAGATTACTCGTGAAGAAGCTTTTGAAATTATTAAAAGGGCAGAAGAAAATGGTTTGATGCATCAGATACCAAATTTGGATGGTTCAGGAAAAACTCATGCAATCTGTAACTGCTGCGGGTGTTCTTGTCTTTCTTTGAGAACCGCTGAGATGTTTATAAACGCTGACATGGTACGTTCAAACTATGTTTCGCTTGTAGATAAAGATAAATGTGTTGCCTGTGGAGAGTGTGTTCAAAATTGCCCAGTTAATGCATTGCAATTGGGTCAAAAACTGTGTTCTAAGACACCGGTTACTGAAGAAATAAAAAGAAAAGAGACTCCACGTGATACAGAGTGGGGTCCGGAGAAATGGAATCCAGATTATCGTATTAATAGAAAAAATGTAGTTGATACTGGTACGAGTCCTTGTAAAACAGAATGTCCTGCTCATATTGCTATTCAGGGTTATATTAAGCTAGCATCCCAGGGGAAATATACAGAAGCTCTTGAGCTTATCAAGCATGAAAATCCCTTTCCAGCAGTATGCGGGCGTATTTGTCCAAGAAAGTGTGAATCTGCGTGTACAAGAGGTGATATTGACGAACCTATTGCTATCGATGAAATCAAAAAATTCATTGCAGAACAAGACTTAAATACGGATCGTCGCTATGTACCTAAACGAAGACATAAATATGGTAAAAAGATTGGGGTTATCGGTGCAGGTCCATCTGGACTTTCTTGTGCTTATTATTTAGCTATTGACGGTTATAAGGTAACAGTATTTGAGAAACAAAATGAACTTGGGGGAATGTTAACACTTGGGATTCCTTCTTTTAGACTAGAAAAGGACGTAATTAATGCTGAGATTGATATTTTAAAAGAATTAGATGTTGAGTTTAAAACAGGTATTGAAGTTGGTAAAGATGTAACTATTAATGACTTAAGAAGTCAAGGATATGAAGCATTTTACCTTGCAATCGGTGCTCAGGCAGGAAGAAAACTTGGTATAGAAGGTGAAGATGCACAAGGGGTTATTTCAGGTATTGATTTTTTAAGGAATGTAAATTTAGGTGACAACTCTAAACTTAAAGGAAATGTAGTTGTAATCGGTGGAGGTAATGTTGCTATAGACGTTGCAAGAACTGCTGTAAGAGTTGATGCTTCAAAAATAGATATGTTTTGCCTTGAAAGCCGTGAAGAAATGCCAGCTCTTGAAGAAGAGATTGACGAAGCTTTATCTGAAGGTATTACAATAAATAATTCCTGGGGTCCAAAGTCTATTATTACAGAAAATGGACGTGTTGTTGGTGTAGAATTTAAAAAATGTATTTCTGTTTTCAATAAAAATGGAAAGTTTAACCCTCAGTATGACGAAAATCATACAATAATCGTTGATGCAGATTATGTACTGCTTTCAATAGGTCAGGCAATAGACTGGGGAAACTTAATTTCAGACAGCAAGATTGAATTGAATCATAACAAGACAATCAAAGCTGATCCTGTTACATTACAGACAGGAGAGCCTGATATATTTGCTGGTGGAGATGTATTTACAGGGCCTAGATTTGCTATTGATGCTATTGCTTTAGGTAAAGAAGGTGCTATTTCAATTCATCGTTATGTTCATACAGGGCAAAGTTTAATTATTGGTCGTGACAGAAAAGAATATCATTCATTAGATAAGGCAGAGACTATATTTGATGGATACGATACTCTTCCAAGACAGAAAGCAAGGCATGTGGATGGAGAAAAATCTCAAAAAACCTTTAGGGATTTGCGTGGTACCTTTACAGAAGAACAGATAAAGAAGGAAACGGAACGATGTCTTGGCTGCGGCGCTACTGTTGTAGATGAGTTTCTCTGTGTAGGATGTGGTCAATGTACAACTAAATGTAAGTTTGATGCTATTTCACTTGTTAGAAAATATGATGGTGAAGGTGTAGCCTACGAAGATATGAAAGCAGTAGTTGTTAAACAAGTTTTTAAACGTAAGGGGAAAATTGCAGTTAAAAAGGTCAAGAATTTATTTAAGAATAATTAA
- a CDS encoding hydrogenase maturation nickel metallochaperone HypA codes for MHELGVVIEVVRIVEKIAKENQLTKVDTLVLQIGELSSMIPMYVEQCYPAAVDGTILQDTKLEIEILPGNALCKDCNKVFNLIQNHKRCPNCGSIRWEILSGREFFIKEVIAC; via the coding sequence TTGCATGAATTAGGTGTTGTAATTGAGGTTGTTAGGATAGTAGAAAAAATTGCAAAAGAAAATCAATTAACTAAAGTTGATACATTGGTACTGCAAATCGGAGAGCTTTCATCAATGATTCCTATGTATGTAGAGCAATGTTATCCCGCCGCAGTTGATGGTACAATATTGCAAGACACAAAATTAGAAATTGAGATATTACCAGGCAATGCTCTTTGTAAAGATTGCAACAAAGTTTTTAATCTTATTCAAAACCATAAAAGATGTCCGAACTGTGGAAGTATTCGTTGGGAAATATTAAGCGGAAGAGAGTTTTTTATTAAGGAAGTCATAGCCTGCTAA
- a CDS encoding GNAT family N-acetyltransferase, whose product MKTEIDFLTKPTLKGEKVILRPFATEDWEKMIPLLTDPEVKRLTGSVANDEEANAPISSEEAEHIKQWYQSRNQQTDRLDLAIIERANGKLVGEVVFNDFEETTRNVNFRILIGASGRGKGLGTDATALFLQYGFEVLGLHKVELEVYSFNPRAEKVYRKNGFVLEGIKREDFLYNDEYIDTKIFGLLKKEYEGR is encoded by the coding sequence ATGAAAACAGAAATTGATTTTCTAACAAAGCCTACTTTGAAAGGAGAAAAGGTAATTTTAAGACCTTTTGCAACGGAAGATTGGGAAAAAATGATACCTCTGTTAACAGATCCAGAAGTGAAACGCTTAACTGGATCAGTTGCTAATGATGAAGAGGCTAATGCGCCTATCAGTTCTGAAGAAGCTGAACATATTAAGCAATGGTACCAAAGCCGTAATCAGCAAACGGATCGATTAGACTTGGCTATTATTGAAAGAGCGAACGGAAAATTAGTAGGCGAAGTTGTATTCAATGATTTTGAAGAAACTACACGAAATGTAAATTTTCGTATATTGATTGGAGCATCAGGTCGTGGTAAGGGACTAGGAACTGACGCTACTGCATTATTTCTGCAATATGGATTCGAAGTGCTCGGACTTCATAAAGTAGAATTGGAGGTTTATAGCTTCAATCCTCGAGCAGAAAAAGTCTATCGTAAAAACGGGTTTGTATTGGAGGGCATAAAACGAGAAGACTTTTTATATAATGACGAGTATATTGATACCAAGATCTTCGGATTGCTAAAAAAGGAGTATGAAGGAAGATAA
- the iadA gene encoding beta-aspartyl-peptidase — MFTLLKNGDCYIPESIGKKDILIAFNKIYRVEDEISKEKLWDAKVIDCTNKIIIPGIIDQHVHIIGGGGEEGPASRIPEIQLSEIVNAGVTTVVGVLGLDSITRNISNLLAKANALQTEGITSYIYTGSYSIPTSTLTGKVVNDISLIDKVIGVGEIALSDYRSSHPSLQMLKELASEAKIGGLIGSKAGIVHIHVGDGKEGIELLFRLVQESDFPIDMFIPTHINRNKKLFEQGMEFLDMGGFIDITAGESSEKGYSLPDAIEILIKNNKNLDNVTVSSDGNGSNMGNGICKMSQLFTDMRDCIIERKIDITSVLKTATVNVAKFLKIYPKKGTIKVGSDADILVLDKETLNIDTVIIGGEIFMKDGKIIKKGKFESYIN; from the coding sequence ATGTTTACATTACTTAAGAACGGAGATTGTTATATTCCTGAAAGTATAGGTAAAAAAGATATTTTAATTGCATTTAATAAAATATATAGAGTAGAGGATGAAATTTCTAAGGAAAAACTATGGGATGCAAAAGTTATTGACTGTACTAACAAGATAATTATCCCTGGTATAATTGACCAACACGTTCACATTATTGGAGGAGGTGGCGAGGAAGGTCCAGCTAGTAGAATTCCTGAAATACAATTAAGTGAAATTGTTAATGCTGGAGTAACTACAGTAGTAGGAGTTTTAGGACTTGATAGTATTACAAGAAATATATCAAATCTATTAGCCAAGGCTAATGCGCTCCAAACTGAAGGTATTACATCATATATTTATACAGGAAGTTATTCTATTCCTACCTCGACTTTAACAGGGAAAGTAGTTAATGATATTTCACTTATAGATAAAGTAATAGGTGTTGGTGAGATCGCTTTATCTGATTATAGATCGTCACACCCTAGTCTTCAAATGTTGAAAGAACTTGCCAGTGAGGCAAAGATAGGTGGCTTAATAGGGTCAAAAGCTGGAATTGTTCATATTCACGTTGGAGATGGTAAAGAAGGTATAGAGCTTTTATTTAGATTAGTTCAAGAATCTGATTTTCCAATTGATATGTTTATTCCAACCCATATAAATAGGAATAAGAAACTTTTTGAACAAGGCATGGAATTTCTTGATATGGGAGGATTTATTGATATTACTGCAGGTGAATCTTCAGAAAAAGGGTATAGTTTGCCTGATGCAATAGAAATACTTATAAAAAATAATAAAAACTTAGATAATGTGACGGTATCTTCAGATGGTAATGGCAGCAATATGGGTAATGGCATATGTAAGATGTCTCAATTATTTACTGATATGAGAGACTGTATTATTGAAAGAAAAATAGATATAACATCAGTTTTGAAAACTGCAACAGTAAATGTGGCTAAGTTTCTAAAAATTTACCCTAAAAAGGGTACTATTAAAGTTGGAAGTGATGCTGACATTCTTGTTTTAGATAAAGAGACACTTAATATAGATACTGTGATTATAGGTGGAGAAATTTTTATGAAAGATGGCAAAATAATTAAAAAAGGTAAGTTTGAAAGTTATATTAACTAA
- a CDS encoding cyanophycinase, which yields MQADKKGVLLIIGGAEDKEEEMTILKKFTRLLEHDDSKLLVLTTATKEPDSVGDNYRKVFEELGMTNIDILNIDSRDDANDKVYIEKIRESDGIFFTGGDQLRITSIIGGTKAGEALFECYLNGGIIAGTSAGASAMSNIMIVEGDSNEPPRKCILKVAPGLNLLNNTIIDQHFAQRGRIGRLIWGVAQNPDILGIGIDEDTSIIVYSDNTFEVLGTNSVTIVDGKSIRSSNISELKPDEVLAITNVILHVLPEGYSFDLKNREVFRS from the coding sequence ATGCAAGCAGATAAAAAAGGTGTTCTTTTAATAATAGGTGGAGCAGAAGACAAAGAGGAAGAAATGACAATACTTAAGAAATTTACTAGGCTTTTAGAACACGATGATTCAAAACTTTTAGTGTTAACTACAGCAACTAAAGAGCCAGATTCTGTCGGAGATAATTACCGCAAAGTTTTTGAAGAACTGGGTATGACTAATATAGATATATTAAATATAGATAGTAGAGACGATGCTAATGATAAAGTGTATATTGAAAAAATAAGAGAATCTGATGGAATTTTTTTCACTGGTGGAGATCAACTAAGAATTACTAGTATAATTGGAGGAACTAAGGCAGGTGAAGCTTTATTCGAGTGCTATTTAAACGGTGGAATTATAGCTGGAACGAGTGCTGGAGCTTCTGCAATGAGTAATATTATGATAGTTGAAGGTGATAGTAATGAACCACCACGAAAGTGCATTTTAAAGGTTGCACCAGGTTTAAATTTATTAAACAATACAATAATTGACCAACACTTTGCTCAAAGAGGAAGAATTGGACGTTTAATTTGGGGTGTAGCACAAAATCCAGATATTTTAGGAATTGGAATAGATGAGGATACTTCAATAATTGTGTATTCAGACAATACCTTTGAGGTACTTGGGACAAATTCAGTAACTATTGTTGATGGTAAATCCATTAGAAGTTCTAATATTTCCGAACTTAAACCAGATGAAGTTCTAGCAATAACAAATGTAATATTACATGTATTGCCAGAAGGATATAGTTTCGATTTGAAAAATAGAGAGGTTTTTAGATCATAA